Proteins from a single region of Pseudodesulfovibrio portus:
- a CDS encoding ABC transporter substrate-binding protein: MKRKTALAVVAVTLVACLALSWRPARAQESKELLFGMSAAFTGANGELGMEFYRGMMAYLDHFNSSGGADGWTIRILPANDGYNPVPCFQNTIRFIEQDKVFALCSYVGTPTTTRVLPLLQKFEDRHIYMLFPFTGAQPLRSEPFGKYVYNLRASYFDETSGLVDNLLSIGRSRIGVFYQSDAYGRTGWDGVKRALDRYGLEIVGEAAYRRGASFDQDFTEEVEHITIKDVDAIIVIGTYASQGAFVRDARRSGFKGPIAGLSFCDSDKMLELLTEQSKRDGYDYTGDLIHTQVVPSYSDLNYPGVRRYREIMGNYKGVPMTQTEGCKPRRFSYVSFEGFLNGVLLAEMVKRMSDYPSKERIPEIMESLRNFDLGIGHHVDFGGERRQGLSAVYFTTVSDGIFNTFTNWERWRK; encoded by the coding sequence ATGAAAAGGAAAACAGCGCTTGCCGTAGTGGCCGTGACCCTGGTCGCGTGCCTGGCTCTCTCCTGGCGTCCGGCGAGGGCACAGGAAAGCAAGGAGCTGCTTTTCGGCATGTCCGCCGCATTCACGGGAGCCAATGGGGAACTCGGCATGGAGTTCTACCGGGGGATGATGGCCTACCTCGATCATTTCAACAGTTCGGGCGGTGCCGACGGCTGGACCATCCGCATCCTTCCGGCCAATGACGGCTACAATCCGGTCCCCTGTTTTCAGAATACCATCCGCTTCATCGAGCAGGACAAGGTCTTTGCCCTGTGTTCCTACGTGGGCACTCCGACCACCACGCGCGTCCTCCCCCTGCTCCAGAAATTCGAGGACAGGCACATATACATGCTGTTCCCCTTTACCGGGGCACAGCCTTTGAGGTCCGAGCCTTTCGGCAAATACGTCTACAATCTCCGCGCCTCCTATTTCGACGAGACGTCCGGTCTGGTGGACAACCTGCTCTCCATCGGCAGGAGCCGGATCGGGGTCTTCTACCAGAGCGACGCCTACGGGAGGACCGGGTGGGACGGGGTAAAACGCGCCCTCGACCGCTACGGGCTGGAGATCGTGGGCGAGGCCGCCTACAGGCGCGGCGCGTCCTTTGATCAGGACTTCACCGAAGAGGTGGAGCACATCACGATCAAGGATGTGGACGCCATCATCGTCATCGGCACCTATGCGTCGCAGGGGGCCTTTGTCCGCGATGCGCGACGGAGCGGGTTCAAGGGCCCCATCGCCGGACTGTCATTCTGCGACAGTGACAAGATGCTCGAACTGCTCACCGAGCAGAGCAAAAGGGATGGATACGATTATACCGGGGACCTGATCCACACGCAGGTGGTGCCGAGCTATTCGGACCTCAATTATCCCGGAGTCCGGCGGTATCGGGAAATCATGGGCAACTACAAGGGTGTTCCCATGACTCAGACCGAGGGATGCAAGCCGCGCCGGTTCAGCTATGTCAGCTTCGAAGGTTTTCTCAACGGCGTGCTGCTGGCCGAAATGGTCAAGCGCATGTCCGACTATCCGTCCAAGGAGCGCATACCCGAGATCATGGAGTCCCTGCGCAACTTCGACCTAGGCATAGGCCACCACGTCGATTTCGGGGGCGAGCGCCGCCAGGGGCTTTCCGCCGTGTACTTCACCACCGTGTCCGACGGCATCTTCAACACCTTCACCAACTGGGAAAGGTGGCGTAAATGA
- a CDS encoding MotE family protein, with amino-acid sequence MKLIVFGMVSVDSLTLKVVDTVLPDGIASIAAAAEEETPTPIADTADSEANRAAQAEAEADQAAEARTEADLPEEWKALKRKEEELAIKERTLKEMEASIRAEAVRVEKMHAEIKSMLDDAKEIKDKRVKQLVDMLSNTKAKKAAEILQSMDDDLAVKVLSGMRGRQAGEILSFVDAKKAAKLSEALTKLQIPFNENVQ; translated from the coding sequence TTGAAGCTGATCGTGTTCGGCATGGTCAGCGTCGATTCACTGACGCTCAAGGTGGTCGACACGGTCCTGCCTGACGGAATCGCCTCCATTGCCGCAGCCGCGGAAGAGGAAACGCCCACCCCCATCGCCGACACGGCGGATTCCGAGGCCAACCGGGCCGCCCAGGCCGAGGCCGAAGCGGATCAGGCTGCCGAGGCACGCACCGAAGCGGACCTGCCCGAGGAGTGGAAGGCGCTCAAGCGCAAGGAAGAGGAGCTGGCCATCAAGGAGCGGACGCTCAAGGAGATGGAGGCGTCCATCAGGGCCGAAGCCGTACGCGTCGAGAAAATGCATGCCGAGATCAAGTCCATGCTGGACGACGCCAAGGAGATCAAGGACAAGCGCGTCAAGCAACTGGTGGACATGCTCTCCAACACCAAGGCCAAGAAGGCCGCCGAAATCCTGCAATCCATGGACGACGACCTGGCCGTCAAGGTTTTGTCCGGCATGCGCGGTCGCCAGGCCGGCGAGATCCTGTCCTTCGTGGACGCCAAAAAAGCCGCCAAGCTGTCCGAGGCGCTGACCAAGCTGCAGATTCCCTTCAACGAGAACGTGCAATAG
- a CDS encoding tetratricopeptide repeat protein: MTTSDQELIEGVFSIEKTGKIGTGTTARRVKQTALYYAKEVDGGMVELQLLNDQKVPFGAVDQISKEDLLAEYIPMPQLYKEVMGNLRSVQKALARGDKFRKRGETFTAEFEYAHALDLDEENVRANFGIGLCLLERDDKEKAREVFDRILKIDSAFEDEHKHLFNEYGIALRKKSLGDQAVDYYRRALDLSSDDENLWYNLGRVLFDQEKWAECAEAASRCLDLNPDHPEGKKMLAYLTKKGLV; encoded by the coding sequence ATGACGACCAGCGACCAAGAATTGATCGAGGGCGTTTTTTCCATCGAGAAAACCGGCAAGATAGGCACCGGCACCACCGCCAGGAGGGTCAAGCAGACGGCCCTGTATTACGCCAAGGAGGTGGATGGGGGCATGGTCGAGCTACAGCTTCTCAATGACCAGAAGGTGCCGTTCGGGGCCGTGGATCAAATCTCGAAGGAAGACCTCCTCGCCGAATACATCCCCATGCCCCAGCTGTACAAGGAGGTCATGGGCAATCTGCGTTCCGTGCAGAAGGCCCTGGCCCGCGGCGACAAGTTCCGCAAGCGGGGCGAGACCTTCACCGCCGAATTCGAGTACGCCCATGCGCTCGATCTGGACGAGGAGAACGTGCGCGCCAACTTCGGCATCGGCCTCTGCCTGCTCGAACGCGACGACAAGGAAAAGGCCAGGGAGGTCTTTGACCGCATCCTCAAGATCGATTCCGCCTTTGAGGACGAGCATAAGCACCTTTTCAACGAGTACGGCATCGCGCTCCGGAAAAAGTCGCTGGGCGACCAGGCCGTGGACTACTACAGGCGCGCCCTGGACCTTTCCAGCGACGACGAGAACCTGTGGTACAATCTGGGCCGCGTCCTCTTCGACCAGGAGAAATGGGCCGAGTGCGCCGAGGCCGCTTCCCGTTGCCTGGACCTCAATCCAGATCACCCCGAGGGCAAGAAGATGCTCGCCTACCTGACCAAGAAAGGTCTGGTCTAG
- a CDS encoding cobyrinate a,c-diamide synthase, giving the protein MGTVKSFIIAGTHSGCGKTSISLGLMAAMARRGMRVQPFKCGPDFIDPGHHGLACARDGEPVPSHNLDGWMLDEPTNRDIFNRYGAGCDVAVVEGVMGLFDGISGTREDGSTAQMAKALGLPVILVVDARSMARSAVALVSGYAHFDAGLNIVGVIFNRVGGPSHAELLREAMSQLPGIPVLGCLKRDEDISTPSRHLGLVTPDQEGPDMTRYQRLADWVETGVSVDELLGALPDIDVVPPFEPVPQLPKVTLGLARDNAFCFYYEENLRLLREAGARLVEFSPLADTRLPDELDGLYIGGGYPELYAFELGQNTKLRREIREFCESGRPVYAECGGFMYLMNDIITGRGRYAMAGVFPVRAEMGERFRALGYREVVTQADTILGGAGQTARGHEFHYSAIQEEEGAAELTPVYAMSGRKGVIETPEGFVQGNTFGSYVHLHFASNPAIPKAFVRACLDVASGNRPEIK; this is encoded by the coding sequence ATGGGTACCGTCAAATCCTTCATCATCGCAGGCACGCACAGCGGCTGCGGCAAGACGTCCATCTCCCTCGGGCTGATGGCCGCCATGGCCCGCCGGGGCATGCGCGTCCAGCCCTTCAAGTGCGGCCCGGATTTCATCGACCCCGGCCACCACGGGCTGGCCTGCGCCCGCGACGGCGAGCCTGTGCCCAGCCACAACCTCGACGGCTGGATGCTCGACGAGCCGACCAACAGGGACATCTTCAATCGATACGGCGCGGGTTGCGACGTGGCCGTGGTCGAGGGCGTCATGGGGCTTTTCGACGGCATCTCCGGCACCCGGGAGGACGGCTCCACCGCCCAGATGGCCAAGGCCCTGGGGCTGCCGGTCATTCTTGTGGTGGACGCCCGGTCCATGGCCCGGTCCGCCGTTGCCCTGGTGTCCGGCTACGCCCATTTCGACGCGGGGCTGAACATCGTGGGCGTCATCTTCAACCGGGTGGGCGGGCCCTCCCATGCCGAACTGCTCAGGGAGGCCATGTCCCAGCTGCCCGGCATCCCGGTGCTCGGCTGTCTCAAGCGGGATGAGGACATCAGCACGCCGTCCCGCCATCTGGGGCTGGTCACGCCCGATCAGGAAGGGCCTGACATGACCCGGTACCAGCGGCTGGCCGACTGGGTGGAGACCGGCGTCAGCGTGGATGAACTGCTGGGCGCCCTGCCGGACATCGACGTGGTGCCGCCCTTCGAGCCGGTGCCCCAGCTGCCCAAGGTCACCTTGGGCCTGGCCCGGGACAACGCGTTCTGTTTCTACTACGAGGAGAACCTGCGCCTGCTGCGGGAGGCAGGGGCGCGGCTGGTGGAATTTTCCCCCCTGGCCGACACCCGGCTGCCCGACGAGCTGGACGGCCTCTACATCGGCGGCGGCTATCCTGAGCTGTACGCCTTCGAGCTGGGCCAGAACACCAAGCTGCGGCGGGAGATACGGGAGTTCTGCGAATCGGGACGCCCGGTCTATGCCGAGTGCGGCGGGTTCATGTACCTCATGAACGACATCATCACCGGCCGGGGAAGGTATGCCATGGCCGGGGTGTTCCCGGTCCGGGCCGAGATGGGCGAACGGTTCCGTGCCCTGGGCTACCGGGAGGTGGTCACGCAGGCCGACACCATACTCGGCGGCGCCGGGCAGACCGCGCGCGGCCACGAGTTCCACTACTCCGCCATCCAGGAGGAAGAGGGCGCTGCCGAATTGACCCCGGTCTACGCCATGTCCGGTCGCAAGGGCGTCATCGAGACCCCGGAAGGATTTGTGCAGGGCAACACCTTCGGCTCCTACGTCCACCTCCACTTCGCCTCCAACCCGGCCATCCCCAAGGCCTTTGTCCGGGCCTGCCTGGACGTGGCTTCGGGCAACAGACCTGAAATCAAATAA
- a CDS encoding MlaA family lipoprotein: MRIRHKKSGGLAAVAVTVFLLLGAAGSCFAANAQAEPVQVAQFSSGQIGGEADFDNFDDEYGEIETIADPLYYWNKTWFFFNDGLYHGLFKPLASGYAWIIPEQPRTWVNNFFTNLLFPVRFVNNVLTGKFDAAYMEVSKFIANTAFGFGGLGDVTADMPHNWEPERPTADGFGQTLGKAGFGHGIYLVWPLLGPSSIRETVGFVGDYFCDPLTYADLTLVEMIAVKSYKNVNALSLELDGNEYETLTEGAVDKYAAVRDAYIRYRAKKVTE; encoded by the coding sequence GTGAGAATCAGACATAAGAAGTCCGGTGGTTTGGCAGCAGTGGCGGTGACCGTCTTTCTCCTTTTGGGAGCGGCGGGTTCCTGTTTTGCGGCCAACGCCCAGGCGGAGCCCGTGCAGGTCGCCCAGTTCTCTTCCGGCCAGATTGGCGGCGAGGCGGATTTTGACAATTTCGACGACGAGTACGGCGAGATCGAGACCATTGCCGATCCCCTGTACTACTGGAACAAGACCTGGTTCTTCTTCAACGACGGCCTGTACCACGGCCTGTTCAAGCCCCTGGCTTCCGGGTATGCCTGGATCATTCCGGAACAGCCCCGCACCTGGGTCAACAACTTCTTCACCAACCTGCTTTTCCCTGTCCGCTTCGTCAACAACGTGCTGACCGGCAAGTTCGACGCCGCCTACATGGAAGTGTCCAAGTTCATTGCCAACACCGCTTTCGGCTTCGGCGGGCTGGGCGACGTCACCGCCGACATGCCCCATAACTGGGAACCGGAACGGCCCACCGCCGACGGCTTCGGTCAGACGCTGGGCAAGGCCGGGTTCGGTCACGGCATTTACCTGGTCTGGCCCCTGCTGGGACCCAGTTCCATCCGCGAGACCGTCGGTTTCGTGGGCGACTACTTCTGTGATCCCCTGACCTACGCCGACCTGACCCTCGTGGAGATGATCGCCGTCAAGTCCTACAAGAACGTCAACGCGCTCTCCCTGGAGCTCGATGGCAACGAGTACGAGACCTTGACCGAGGGTGCTGTGGACAAGTACGCGGCCGTTCGCGACGCATATATCCGCTACCGGGCCAAGAAGGTCACCGAGTAG
- the nhaA gene encoding Na+/H+ antiporter NhaA produces MAIREYMTCELEPIEQVLMPFQVFFRSKTTSGILLIVCAVAAMVWANSPWGAYYDALWHTECSVGFGPAVLSKSLHHWINDGLMAVFFFVVGLEIKREFMVGELSTRSQAVLPFAGALGGMVVPAALYALVTAGSPAIAGWGVPMATDIAFALGILSLLGDRVPYQLKIFLTAVAIVDDIGGILVIALFYTSSISMLMLGAAMALLLLAYAGNRMGVRNPFFYALIGCLVWLTVLKSGVHSTVAGVAMAFMIPARTRCDAKAFLRNATNILDDYGKSVRPGASVLTNSAMHSALLAMQHVATSAQTPLQRLEHALHPVVDYAIMPIFALANAGVVLGGDMGAVLSSQVTMGTLLGLVLGKPLGITLAVVAITRISGGYPRGMSFRHFLGAGMLGGIGFTMSLFIAALAFGGSPELLTGAKTAILLASVLAGIGGYLLLRSTPLPVVSDGS; encoded by the coding sequence ATGGCGATCAGGGAATACATGACCTGCGAGTTGGAGCCCATCGAGCAGGTGCTCATGCCCTTCCAGGTCTTTTTCCGTTCCAAGACCACCAGCGGCATCCTGCTCATCGTGTGTGCCGTGGCGGCCATGGTCTGGGCAAACTCCCCGTGGGGCGCATACTATGACGCGCTCTGGCATACGGAGTGCTCCGTGGGCTTCGGTCCGGCAGTGCTGTCGAAGTCCCTGCATCACTGGATCAACGATGGCCTCATGGCCGTGTTTTTCTTTGTTGTCGGCCTGGAAATAAAACGGGAATTCATGGTGGGCGAACTGTCCACGCGCAGCCAGGCCGTGCTGCCCTTTGCCGGGGCGCTCGGCGGTATGGTTGTGCCCGCGGCCCTCTATGCGCTCGTCACGGCGGGCTCGCCGGCCATAGCCGGATGGGGCGTTCCCATGGCCACGGACATCGCTTTCGCCCTGGGCATTCTCAGCCTGCTCGGCGACCGGGTTCCCTACCAGCTCAAGATATTCCTGACCGCCGTGGCCATCGTGGACGACATCGGCGGCATCCTGGTCATCGCCCTGTTCTATACCTCGTCCATTTCCATGTTGATGCTGGGCGCGGCCATGGCCCTGCTGCTGCTCGCCTACGCCGGAAACCGCATGGGCGTCCGCAATCCATTTTTCTATGCCCTCATCGGCTGCCTGGTCTGGCTGACCGTGCTAAAGTCCGGCGTCCACTCCACGGTGGCGGGCGTGGCCATGGCCTTCATGATCCCGGCCAGGACCCGCTGCGACGCAAAGGCCTTTCTTCGCAACGCCACCAACATTCTCGACGACTACGGCAAGTCGGTCCGGCCCGGGGCCTCGGTGCTGACCAACTCGGCCATGCATTCGGCCCTGTTGGCCATGCAGCACGTGGCCACAAGCGCCCAGACCCCGCTCCAGCGCCTGGAGCACGCGCTGCACCCGGTGGTGGACTATGCCATCATGCCCATCTTCGCCCTGGCCAATGCGGGAGTGGTGCTCGGAGGCGACATGGGGGCGGTGCTGTCCAGCCAGGTCACCATGGGCACGCTCCTGGGGCTGGTCCTGGGCAAGCCCCTCGGCATCACCCTGGCGGTGGTGGCCATCACCAGGATATCGGGCGGCTATCCCAGGGGCATGAGCTTCCGCCATTTCCTTGGCGCGGGCATGCTGGGCGGCATCGGGTTCACCATGTCCCTGTTCATCGCGGCCCTGGCCTTCGGCGGTTCGCCGGAGCTGCTCACCGGGGCCAAGACCGCCATCCTGCTGGCGTCCGTCCTGGCGGGCATCGGCGGGTACCTGCTGCTCAGGAGCACGCCGCTCCCGGTCGTGTCGGATGGATCGTAG
- the fliJ gene encoding flagellar export protein FliJ, protein MVKPFAFKLDKVLDYREQLEEQAKAALLKAKADRDAQAARMAEMETSLVAHMAKEKDSRRTSNDMWLWRQYKEALEQDISIARLELNSLELNLQRCRAQAVERSKDKKLLEKLKSTQAKKHHEEESAREEKENDEMATIRYESKDF, encoded by the coding sequence ATGGTCAAACCGTTCGCATTCAAGCTCGACAAGGTGCTCGACTACCGGGAGCAGCTGGAGGAGCAGGCCAAGGCGGCCCTGCTCAAGGCCAAGGCGGACCGGGACGCCCAGGCGGCCAGGATGGCCGAGATGGAAACGAGCCTGGTCGCCCACATGGCCAAGGAAAAGGACTCCCGCCGCACGTCCAACGACATGTGGCTCTGGCGGCAGTACAAGGAAGCCCTGGAGCAGGACATCTCCATAGCCCGGCTGGAACTGAACAGTTTGGAACTTAACTTGCAAAGATGTCGGGCACAGGCCGTGGAACGATCCAAGGACAAGAAACTCCTTGAGAAGCTGAAGTCAACGCAAGCCAAGAAGCACCATGAAGAAGAAAGCGCCCGCGAAGAGAAGGAAAACGACGAAATGGCAACGATTCGCTACGAATCTAAAGATTTCTAG
- a CDS encoding Tgt2/MlaC family protein — protein MLVRRVLLSLLLVCIFSSAASPVLADQSPMERVQEGTEKLIAMLSDPDILSPENHEDAIARLRAVAEQYIDFGLVTKYAVGRPWLSMTPQMRTDLTEAFIKLLERSYLKRIPAYEGQEVLYKKEAVQDDKAKVLTEIIDKDKKIVVEFRLRIIQDKWMIYDIVAEGVSLVMNYRSQFSEVLSKGTPEDLLQLIRERIEIIDRQQQEEEQAS, from the coding sequence ATGTTGGTGAGAAGAGTACTGTTATCCCTGTTGCTGGTCTGCATTTTTTCCAGCGCTGCATCGCCGGTCCTGGCGGATCAATCTCCCATGGAGAGGGTTCAGGAAGGGACGGAGAAGCTGATCGCCATGCTTTCCGATCCGGACATCCTGAGTCCGGAGAACCACGAGGATGCCATCGCCCGGCTCCGGGCCGTGGCCGAGCAGTACATCGATTTCGGCCTGGTCACCAAATACGCAGTGGGCAGACCCTGGCTGTCCATGACTCCGCAGATGCGGACCGACCTGACAGAGGCCTTCATCAAGCTGCTCGAACGGTCCTACCTGAAGCGCATTCCCGCCTACGAAGGACAGGAAGTCCTGTACAAGAAAGAGGCTGTTCAGGACGATAAAGCGAAAGTTCTCACGGAAATCATTGACAAAGACAAGAAAATTGTAGTTGAATTCCGTTTGAGGATCATCCAGGATAAGTGGATGATCTATGATATCGTCGCCGAGGGCGTCAGCCTGGTGATGAATTATCGCAGTCAGTTTTCGGAGGTGCTGAGCAAGGGCACTCCCGAGGATTTGTTGCAGCTTATACGTGAGCGGATAGAAATTATCGACCGACAACAGCAGGAAGAAGAGCAGGCGTCGTGA
- a CDS encoding metallophosphoesterase family protein — MKIAVISDTHMGTPPSWLDRVYSTWLAPADVLVHCGDITSFAAWSFFMQHDNFICVRGNCDWDPQLVDQLEPMVTARVGGLMLGVTHGWGPRSQVPVKVAQAFGPEFDLVCYGHTHARDWSVVEGVRLCNPGSLGESGSLAVITIGDGGDMRCEFIDAAQLPFP, encoded by the coding sequence ATGAAAATCGCCGTCATTTCGGATACCCACATGGGGACTCCGCCTTCCTGGCTTGACCGGGTCTATTCGACGTGGCTCGCCCCGGCGGATGTGCTCGTCCATTGCGGCGACATCACGTCCTTTGCGGCGTGGTCCTTTTTCATGCAGCATGACAACTTCATCTGCGTGCGCGGCAACTGCGACTGGGACCCGCAGCTGGTGGATCAGCTTGAGCCCATGGTCACGGCCAGGGTCGGCGGCCTCATGCTCGGCGTCACCCATGGCTGGGGTCCGCGCTCACAGGTGCCGGTCAAGGTGGCCCAGGCGTTCGGGCCGGAGTTCGATCTGGTCTGCTACGGCCACACCCATGCCCGCGACTGGTCAGTGGTCGAGGGCGTTCGGCTCTGCAATCCCGGTTCCCTCGGCGAATCGGGTTCCCTGGCGGTGATAACCATCGGCGACGGTGGCGACATGCGTTGCGAATTTATCGACGCGGCCCAGCTTCCATTCCCATAG
- a CDS encoding EAL domain-containing protein gives MKAPRLLLKPLFFMTVIFGVIAVVTSVTFGNRLRREMTREYESKALALARSVAESDIATILSRDAGSVQARIDQYLGIAAVSYVLVVDENGETLSHTFLPDVPPEIGKLLVTLPSGDGVVNEEHLMREISLGGRTYLHVSSPILSGLAGYVHIGMDMTEITRNIHEALVEQQIIMLILFGGSVLLVFLFIMNISKPLTQLSEYAGRVAVKDFSNVPVITSDDEVGQLAKAMSAMTGQISDLVTSLEDRVLKKTRELKEARDELQQKVEERTSELMRTNTQLKIEIAERKVIGDALRKAEKKYRTIFENAVEGIYQSSPSGRFQDTNPALARILGYKSPEELMSSIYDIGTQMYVDPNRRKDFLELLEERDQVKNFVSKVRKRDGRIIWISENVRRIVDDTGKIVCFEGSIEDITMRKKAEDQLKRQAFHDPLTGLPNRALFLDHLRMAMERARRRKHMFAVLYMDLDRFKVVNDSLGHDAGDELLRGVARVLEGCGRSVDTIARFGGDEFAILQEEISAPKDAITIARRILEGVRQPFNIGGNEVFTSASLGIVLKTDGYDRPEALLRDADTAMYRAKELGKSRFKVFNKKMHDQALELMALETDLRRAVDLHEFEVAYQPIVNLESRKVCGFEALVRWRHPDHGIIGPTDFISLAEDTGLIYTIDNMVLKEACTQVKRWQDMLGVESGEELTININISGKHFGQSMLVGQVAKAMETSGLGAESLFLEITESALMDNPSMAEDMLQQLKDVGVRICIDDFGTGYSSLSYLQRFPIDVVKVDRSFIDAVDVNADSQAIVRTVFSLGESMGLKIVAEGVETAEQLAFLEEEGCRFVQGYFFFKPMSVEDVDKLLEGTKQPS, from the coding sequence ATGAAGGCTCCCAGGCTCCTTCTCAAGCCGCTTTTCTTCATGACGGTCATCTTCGGCGTCATCGCCGTGGTCACCTCGGTGACCTTCGGCAACCGTCTGCGCAGGGAAATGACCAGGGAATACGAATCCAAGGCCCTGGCCCTGGCCCGGAGCGTCGCCGAATCCGACATAGCCACCATCCTCAGCCGGGATGCCGGATCGGTCCAGGCGCGGATAGACCAGTACCTCGGCATTGCTGCCGTCTCATACGTGCTGGTGGTGGACGAGAACGGGGAAACGCTGTCCCACACCTTCCTCCCGGACGTGCCGCCCGAGATCGGCAAGTTGCTGGTCACGCTGCCGAGCGGGGACGGGGTGGTCAACGAAGAGCACCTGATGCGGGAGATCTCGCTGGGCGGCAGGACGTACCTGCACGTCTCAAGCCCCATCCTGAGCGGGCTGGCCGGGTACGTGCACATAGGCATGGACATGACCGAGATCACCCGCAACATCCATGAGGCGCTGGTGGAGCAGCAGATCATCATGCTGATTCTCTTCGGCGGCAGCGTGCTGCTCGTGTTCTTGTTCATCATGAATATTTCCAAGCCGTTGACGCAGCTTTCCGAATACGCGGGCCGGGTGGCGGTCAAGGACTTCAGCAACGTGCCGGTGATCACCTCCGACGATGAGGTGGGGCAGCTGGCCAAGGCCATGAGTGCCATGACCGGCCAGATATCCGACCTGGTGACCAGCCTGGAGGACAGGGTCCTGAAAAAAACCCGGGAACTCAAGGAGGCGCGCGACGAGCTCCAGCAGAAGGTGGAGGAGCGGACGTCCGAGTTGATGCGCACCAACACCCAGCTCAAGATCGAGATCGCCGAGAGAAAGGTCATCGGCGACGCCCTGCGCAAGGCCGAGAAGAAGTACCGGACCATCTTCGAGAACGCGGTGGAAGGCATCTACCAGTCGTCGCCCAGCGGCCGTTTCCAGGATACCAACCCGGCACTGGCCCGCATCCTCGGCTACAAATCGCCCGAGGAACTGATGAGTTCCATCTACGACATCGGCACCCAGATGTACGTGGACCCCAACCGGCGCAAGGATTTCCTCGAACTCCTGGAAGAGCGGGACCAGGTCAAGAATTTCGTGTCCAAGGTGCGCAAGCGCGACGGTCGCATCATCTGGATTTCCGAGAACGTGCGCCGGATCGTGGACGACACCGGCAAGATCGTCTGCTTCGAGGGGTCCATCGAGGACATCACCATGCGCAAGAAGGCCGAGGATCAGCTCAAGCGCCAGGCCTTCCACGATCCGTTGACAGGGCTGCCCAACCGGGCCCTGTTCCTGGACCACCTGCGCATGGCCATGGAGCGCGCCCGGCGGCGCAAGCACATGTTCGCGGTCCTGTACATGGACCTGGACCGGTTCAAGGTGGTCAACGATTCCCTCGGCCACGACGCGGGCGACGAGCTTCTCCGGGGCGTGGCCAGGGTGCTGGAAGGGTGCGGCCGGTCCGTGGACACCATCGCCCGGTTCGGCGGCGACGAGTTCGCCATCCTCCAGGAAGAGATCTCCGCACCCAAGGACGCCATCACCATCGCCCGACGCATCCTGGAAGGCGTGCGCCAGCCGTTCAACATCGGCGGCAACGAGGTCTTCACCTCCGCCTCGCTGGGCATCGTGCTCAAGACCGACGGCTACGACCGGCCCGAGGCCCTGCTCCGGGACGCCGACACGGCCATGTACCGGGCCAAGGAGCTGGGCAAGTCCCGGTTCAAGGTGTTCAACAAGAAGATGCACGACCAGGCCCTGGAGCTCATGGCCCTGGAAACGGACCTGCGCCGGGCCGTGGACCTGCACGAGTTCGAGGTGGCCTACCAGCCCATCGTCAACCTGGAGAGCCGCAAGGTGTGCGGCTTCGAGGCGCTGGTCCGGTGGCGGCATCCGGATCACGGCATCATCGGACCGACGGATTTCATCTCCCTGGCCGAAGACACGGGCCTGATCTACACCATCGACAACATGGTGCTCAAGGAGGCCTGCACCCAGGTCAAGCGGTGGCAGGACATGCTCGGGGTCGAGTCCGGCGAGGAGCTGACCATCAACATCAATATTTCCGGCAAGCATTTCGGCCAGTCCATGCTGGTCGGCCAGGTGGCCAAGGCCATGGAGACCTCCGGGCTGGGTGCGGAGTCCCTGTTCCTGGAGATCACGGAGTCCGCGCTCATGGACAACCCGTCCATGGCCGAGGACATGCTGCAGCAACTCAAGGACGTGGGCGTGCGCATCTGCATCGACGATTTCGGCACCGGATATTCGTCCCTGTCCTACCTGCAGCGGTTCCCCATCGACGTGGTCAAGGTGGACAGGAGCTTCATCGACGCCGTGGATGTCAACGCGGACAGCCAGGCCATCGTGCGCACGGTGTTCTCCCTCGGCGAGTCCATGGGGCTCAAGATCGTTGCCGAGGGCGTGGAAACGGCTGAACAGCTGGCCTTCCTGGAAGAGGAAGGGTGCCGGTTCGTGCAGGGATATTTCTTTTTCAAACCCATGAGCGTCGAGGATGTGGACAAGCTCCTGGAGGGGACCAAGCAACCGTCCTGA